Proteins encoded by one window of Diachasmimorpha longicaudata isolate KC_UGA_2023 chromosome 20, iyDiaLong2, whole genome shotgun sequence:
- the LOC135171467 gene encoding uncharacterized protein LOC135171467, whose protein sequence is MKIIFFGAMMTWVFASGGVIVGDGGVRRRESADCCESCSPVDFMIGKLGVVQVVMFLDESWGGSHKQAVMLNVLKHRLDKSGFSDTQFIVVKSQGPLGPTDVDDDLEDIERQAWSTLAPEGASEIFSGPYDSEFLKNTLSPDILLVEDNQLGQLGLWSRLHGSRHQVQVVDQCGRMAYQIMVPWSILHFPYVKAAILSTLNDSPCGPCGDNDTSLMSSFMRGADERDFENDNQTAPQPSPPSPSFPDESTASNDTDGPVLPDLRIVLNAPHYHGDDKKVFNYLEFRVGKPGYHGHLEPSPQAPGHPSQMEYGDQYGGPSSEGITFLKDEGPGLFGEASTSWGDETPVDGIDEDLVLLGSELHGDDAAGAVHRVVTEESPTLPSLTAEEEVYRSRTIAHYSKLLPWLDYVLEE, encoded by the exons atgaaaatcattttttttggtgcGATGATGACGTGGGTTTTTGCCAGTGGTGGAGTGATTGTGGGGGATGGGGGTGTACGGAGGAGGGAGAGTGCCGATTGTTGCGAATCGTGTAGTCCGGTGGATTTTATGATCGGAAAATTGGGTGTTGTTCAGGTCGTGATGTTTTTGGATGAGTCTTGGGGTGGCAGTCATAAACAGGCGGTCAT GTTGAACGTTCTGAAACATCGACTCGACAAGTCCGGGTTCTCGGACACTCAATTCATCGTCGTAAAATCGCAAGGCCCTTTAGGGCCCACCGATGTTGATGACGACCTGGAGGACATTGAGAGGCAGGCGTGGAGTACACTGGCCCCGGAGGGCGCCTCAGAGATATTCTCGGGGCCTTATGACTCGGAATTCCTGAAGAATACCCTATCTCCAGACATTTTATTGGTGGAGGACAATCAGTTGGGCCAGTTGGGCCTGTGGAGTCGTCTCCATGGATCGAGGCACCAGGTCCAGGTGGTGGATCAGTGCGGACGGATGGCGTATCAGATAATGGTCCCCTGGAGCATCCTCCATTTTCCGTACGTCAAAGCCGCCATTTTGTCGACTCTCAATGACAGCCCTTGTGGGCCTTGTGGTGACAATGACACGAGCTTGATGAGTAGTTTCATGAGAGGAGCCGATGAAAGGG ACTTTGAAAATGACAATCAGACGGCCCCTCAGCCATCACCCCCTTCCCCGTCATTTCCCGATGAATCAACTGCCTCGAACGACACCGATGGGCCCGTCCTACCCGATCTGAGAATCGTCCTTAATGCCCCTCATTATCACGGCGACGATAAGAAGGTGTTCAACTACCTGGAGTTCCGGGTGGGTAAGCCAGGGTATCATGGACACCTTGAACCCTCACCTCAGGCCCCAGGTCACCCTAGTCAGATGGAATATGGCGACCAGTACGGGGGGCCTTCCTCGGAGGGCATCACCTTCCTGAAGGACGAGGGCCCAGGTCTCTTCGGGGAGGCGTCGACTTCCTGGGGGGATGAAACTCCAGTCGATGGTATCGACGAGGATCTGGTGCTTTTGGGGAGTGAACTCCATGGAGATGATGCTGCTGGAGCAGTTCATCGTGTCGTGACCGAGGAATCG